In one Micromonospora polyrhachis genomic region, the following are encoded:
- a CDS encoding FAD-dependent oxidoreductase, whose amino-acid sequence MATSGESDALVVGAGVAGLTAAIRLAEAGFSVRVRAERPPLETTSATAGASWGPYMVSDPRVLHWSEQTRLTLEKLAADASSGVRLVRGLEAAPYPMDPPQWALGVGDFELCRADELPPRYVSGWRYTIPLVEMPRYLAYLTRRLAALGVVVEIGAINSLREVAGSAGLLVNCTGLGSRFLVPDDEVYPTRGQLVVVDNPGVETFFQDNAENEDLTYFLPHGDHVVLGGCALRRSDSLEPDRASAIAIVERCAEVEPRFRNATIRKILVGLRPSRPRVRVERDSVSGVPVIHNYGHGGAGLTLSWGCADEVVTLVGR is encoded by the coding sequence ATGGCGACCTCTGGAGAGTCTGACGCTCTGGTAGTCGGAGCGGGTGTAGCCGGCCTCACCGCCGCGATTCGTCTCGCCGAAGCGGGATTCTCCGTTCGGGTCCGGGCGGAGCGTCCGCCACTGGAGACCACCTCCGCCACTGCTGGCGCGAGCTGGGGTCCGTACATGGTCAGCGATCCCCGCGTGCTGCACTGGAGTGAACAGACCCGACTCACCCTGGAGAAGCTCGCGGCGGACGCAAGCTCCGGTGTTCGTCTGGTGCGAGGGCTGGAAGCGGCGCCCTATCCGATGGACCCGCCACAGTGGGCGCTCGGGGTCGGTGACTTCGAGTTGTGCCGGGCCGACGAGTTGCCACCCCGGTACGTCAGCGGCTGGCGATACACGATTCCTCTGGTGGAGATGCCGCGTTATCTCGCCTACCTGACCCGGCGGCTGGCTGCTCTCGGGGTGGTCGTCGAGATCGGTGCGATCAATTCGCTGCGAGAGGTGGCCGGCAGTGCGGGATTGTTGGTCAACTGCACCGGACTGGGCTCCCGGTTCCTGGTCCCCGACGACGAGGTCTATCCGACCCGAGGTCAGCTGGTCGTCGTCGACAACCCTGGCGTGGAGACCTTCTTTCAGGACAATGCCGAGAACGAGGACCTGACCTACTTCCTGCCACACGGCGATCACGTGGTCCTCGGCGGGTGTGCGTTGCGCCGTTCGGACAGTCTCGAACCGGATCGGGCGTCCGCCATCGCCATCGTGGAGCGGTGCGCCGAAGTGGAACCACGGTTCCGGAACGCCACCATCCGCAAGATCCTGGTGGGGCTGCGTCCGAGTCGACCCCGGGTACGGGTCGAGCGTGACTCGGTGTCAGGCGTGCCGGTCATCCACAACTACGGGCACGGCGGTGCGGGACTGACCCTTTCCTGGGGATGTGCGGACGAGGTGGTGACGTTGGTCGGCAGGTGA
- a CDS encoding Smr/MutS family protein, whose amino-acid sequence MKLKLDLHDIFNRGHDIDRALRGIIDEAVAKKATLVEIIPGKGSGQLKKRVLRFLDQKDVKQLYHRVEKDSKNFGRLFVHFRWK is encoded by the coding sequence ATGAAGCTCAAACTCGACCTGCACGACATCTTCAACCGGGGCCACGACATCGACCGGGCGCTGCGCGGGATCATCGATGAGGCGGTGGCGAAGAAGGCGACCCTGGTGGAGATCATCCCGGGCAAGGGCTCTGGGCAGCTCAAGAAGCGGGTGCTGCGCTTCCTGGACCAGAAGGACGTCAAGCAGCTCTACCACCGGGTGGAGAAGGACTCGAAGAACTTCGGCCGACTCTTCGTGCATTTCCGGTGGAAATGA
- a CDS encoding tetratricopeptide repeat protein: protein MDLLEEYRRATMFFEAGDPTGAARLLEPIIAAEPDNSAVRQLLARAYFQSAQLGRAEEQLRVLVERDPSDHYAHHVLGRTLERVGRPNEALSHLRIAAAMRAGDEDYLTALRRVEDRVGSRR from the coding sequence GTGGATCTTCTGGAGGAGTACCGGCGAGCGACCATGTTCTTCGAGGCTGGGGACCCGACCGGGGCGGCCCGGCTGCTGGAACCCATCATCGCGGCGGAACCGGACAACTCCGCCGTACGGCAACTGCTGGCTCGGGCGTACTTTCAGTCGGCCCAGCTCGGTCGGGCGGAGGAACAGCTGCGGGTCCTGGTGGAACGGGACCCCAGCGACCACTACGCGCACCACGTACTGGGCCGCACCCTGGAACGGGTCGGACGCCCCAACGAGGCACTGAGTCACCTCCGCATCGCTGCCGCCATGCGTGCGGGGGACGAGGACTATCTGACCGCCTTGCGTCGGGTGGAGGATCGGGTCGGCTCCCGGCGCTGA
- a CDS encoding ROK family protein translates to MVTTLAIDCGGGGIKGSVLDEAGTMRARPIRVPTPYPLPPALFIKTLLDLSTELPRADRVTVGMPGMIRHGVVVSTPHYVTRAGPRTRVDPELVAEWAGFDVQSGLADAFGVPVLVLNDAEVHGAGVVAGTGLELVLTLGTGLGCALFDGGALAPHLELSQASFRWGTSYDTYVGEPERRRLGDGFWSRRVRGVVEGLRPVFLWDRLYLGGGNSRLLRPDQVARMGDDVVVVPNTAGILGGVRAWTIRAG, encoded by the coding sequence GTGGTGACCACTCTTGCCATCGACTGCGGTGGCGGCGGGATCAAGGGTTCGGTACTGGACGAGGCGGGGACGATGCGCGCCCGCCCGATCCGGGTACCCACGCCGTACCCGTTGCCTCCCGCGCTCTTCATCAAGACCCTGCTGGATCTGAGTACCGAGTTGCCTCGGGCCGACCGGGTGACGGTGGGGATGCCCGGGATGATCCGGCACGGCGTGGTGGTGTCCACGCCGCACTACGTCACCCGGGCCGGCCCACGAACCAGGGTCGATCCGGAGCTGGTCGCCGAGTGGGCCGGCTTCGATGTGCAGAGCGGTCTGGCCGACGCGTTCGGCGTACCGGTGTTGGTGCTCAACGACGCGGAGGTGCACGGTGCCGGGGTGGTGGCCGGGACCGGGCTGGAACTGGTCCTCACCCTCGGCACCGGACTGGGGTGTGCCCTCTTCGACGGGGGGGCGCTCGCGCCGCACCTGGAGCTGTCCCAGGCGTCGTTCCGGTGGGGGACGAGCTACGACACCTACGTCGGGGAGCCGGAACGGCGCCGGCTGGGCGACGGGTTCTGGTCCCGTCGGGTACGCGGGGTCGTCGAGGGCCTACGGCCGGTCTTCCTGTGGGACCGGCTCTATCTGGGAGGTGGCAACTCGCGACTGCTCCGGCCGGATCAGGTGGCCCGGATGGGCGACGACGTGGTGGTCGTGCCCAACACCGCCGGCATCCTCGGCGGCGTACGTGCCTGGACGATCCGCGCCGGCTGA
- a CDS encoding ABC-F family ATP-binding cassette domain-containing protein, with the protein MSATLIAKDLTAGHGDRLLFSELDLVVAPGDVIGLVGVNGAGKSTLLRILAGLHPAEHGTVQLSPPTATVGHLPQEPDCRPGETVRAFLARRTGVTAAQTALDAATEALTVGAPGADDAYPVALERWLALGGADLPERAEQVAAELGLAVDLDQPMTTLSGGQAARASMASLLLSRYDIFLLDEPTNDLDLAGLARLEQFVTGLRAGTVLVSHDREFLTRTVNRIVELDLAQQQVRQYGGGYTAYLEERDIARRQARADFEEYADTLANLEARARTQRAWMEKGVRNARRKATDNDKNVAHFRGETSEKQAAKARQTERLIERLDVVEEPRKEWELRMEIATAPRAGAVVAALRNATVRRGDFTLGPVNLQVDWADRIAITGVNGSGKTTLLAALLGRLPLDSGHASLGPGVVVGEVDQARGLFFGDQPLLDAFGAAVPELNSADVRTLLAKFGLRSAHVLRSAATLSPGERTRAALALLQARGVNLLVLDEPTNHLDLPAIEQLESALAAYPGTLLLVTHDRRMLDAVQTNRRIRVEAGQVTEE; encoded by the coding sequence ATGAGTGCCACGTTGATCGCCAAGGACCTCACCGCCGGACACGGCGATCGTCTTCTCTTCTCCGAGCTGGACCTGGTCGTCGCCCCGGGTGACGTGATCGGACTGGTCGGCGTCAACGGCGCCGGCAAGTCGACACTGTTGCGCATCCTGGCCGGGCTGCACCCCGCCGAGCACGGCACGGTGCAACTCAGCCCACCGACCGCGACCGTCGGACATCTGCCGCAGGAACCGGACTGTCGACCGGGCGAGACGGTACGGGCGTTCCTGGCCCGCCGTACCGGGGTCACCGCCGCGCAAACGGCGCTGGATGCCGCGACCGAGGCCCTGACGGTCGGCGCACCAGGGGCGGACGACGCGTACCCGGTCGCCCTGGAACGCTGGCTGGCCCTCGGCGGCGCGGACCTGCCCGAACGGGCCGAACAGGTGGCTGCGGAGTTGGGGCTGGCGGTCGACCTCGACCAGCCGATGACCACTCTCTCCGGCGGCCAGGCGGCCCGGGCCAGCATGGCCTCGCTGCTGCTCAGCCGATACGACATCTTCCTGCTCGACGAGCCGACCAACGACCTCGACCTGGCCGGTCTGGCTCGGCTGGAACAGTTCGTCACCGGCCTGCGGGCCGGGACGGTACTGGTCAGCCACGACCGGGAGTTCCTCACCCGCACGGTGAACCGGATCGTCGAGCTGGACCTGGCCCAGCAGCAGGTCCGGCAGTACGGCGGCGGTTACACCGCCTACCTGGAGGAGCGGGACATCGCCCGCCGCCAGGCCCGCGCCGACTTCGAGGAGTACGCCGACACGTTGGCGAACCTGGAGGCGCGGGCGCGCACCCAGCGGGCCTGGATGGAGAAGGGCGTCCGCAACGCCCGCCGCAAGGCCACCGACAACGACAAGAACGTCGCGCACTTCCGGGGCGAGACGAGCGAGAAGCAGGCCGCCAAGGCGCGACAGACCGAACGGCTCATCGAGCGGCTGGACGTGGTCGAGGAGCCGCGCAAGGAGTGGGAGCTGCGGATGGAGATCGCCACCGCACCCCGCGCCGGAGCGGTCGTCGCGGCGCTGCGGAACGCCACCGTACGCCGGGGTGACTTCACCCTCGGACCGGTGAACCTCCAGGTGGACTGGGCCGATCGGATCGCGATCACCGGCGTGAACGGATCGGGCAAGACGACGCTGTTGGCCGCGCTACTCGGCCGGTTGCCCCTGGACTCGGGACACGCCTCGCTCGGCCCCGGGGTGGTGGTCGGCGAGGTCGACCAGGCCCGGGGGCTCTTCTTCGGCGACCAGCCGCTGCTGGACGCCTTCGGTGCCGCCGTACCCGAGTTGAACTCGGCCGATGTGCGGACGCTGCTGGCGAAGTTCGGGCTCCGGTCGGCGCACGTACTGCGCTCGGCGGCCACCCTCTCCCCCGGGGAGCGCACCCGGGCCGCGCTCGCCCTGCTCCAGGCACGTGGAGTGAACCTGCTCGTCCTGGACGAGCCGACCAACCATCTCGATCTGCCCGCGATCGAGCAGCTGGAGTCGGCGCTGGCGGCCTACCCGGGCACGCTGCTGCTGGTCACCCACGACCGGCGGATGCTCGACGCGGTGCAGACGAACCGGCGGATCCGGGTCGAGGCCGGGCAGGTCACCGAGGAATGA
- a CDS encoding methyltransferase domain-containing protein — MVVLTPSSPSATRLRAVDDFLGDAYADLVKHDDRLRDTAVEVRFDRGVAHLTGDVADAAELLLVRQLVGRLDGVFAVWSRVRVGGRAPVVLDLGCGPAKQYPDNLGFDLRVARGVHAQADLSRSLPVADDSVDVIFTVHILEHLIDFLSLVDECHRILRPGGVLHVMSPWWGHVNAVADPTHVRLLDVQTIKGICQRPPGTPRWYPLHAGCDGASIFADLTPLGVDDPDPSASHMARFFD, encoded by the coding sequence ATGGTCGTGCTGACGCCATCGTCGCCCTCCGCCACCCGACTCCGGGCGGTGGACGACTTCCTCGGCGATGCGTACGCCGACCTGGTCAAACACGACGACCGGTTGCGCGACACCGCGGTCGAGGTCCGGTTCGACCGCGGCGTCGCGCACCTCACCGGCGACGTCGCAGACGCGGCAGAACTGCTCCTGGTACGGCAGCTCGTCGGCCGGCTCGACGGGGTGTTCGCCGTCTGGTCCCGGGTACGCGTCGGCGGCCGGGCACCGGTCGTGCTGGACCTGGGCTGCGGCCCGGCCAAGCAGTACCCGGACAACCTCGGTTTCGACCTGCGGGTCGCACGCGGGGTGCACGCCCAGGCCGACCTGTCCCGGTCGCTGCCGGTCGCCGACGACTCGGTGGACGTGATCTTCACGGTGCACATCCTGGAGCACCTGATCGACTTCCTGAGCCTGGTGGACGAGTGCCACCGGATACTCCGGCCCGGCGGTGTCCTGCACGTGATGAGCCCCTGGTGGGGGCATGTCAACGCGGTCGCCGACCCAACCCACGTACGGCTGCTGGACGTACAGACGATCAAGGGGATCTGTCAGCGGCCCCCGGGCACGCCCCGCTGGTATCCGCTGCACGCGGGCTGTGACGGCGCGTCGATCTTCGCCGACCTCACCCCGTTGGGCGTGGACGATCCGGACCCGTCGGCCAGCCACATGGCCCGGTTCTTCGACTAG